AGATTTCACAATAAGTACGTCAGGTTTATCATTATCGACAGGTAAACGTATCTAGGACCACACTTGATCAACATTTGCCGTAGAATGTGTATACTGTTAAAGCTATTACACTTTAAAGTGAATACAGCCTCCTGTGTTCCTTTGACAGTGTTGATTTTATTGCCGTGTTAAGCTAGGAGTAAACTCTTTGGTTGAGTAATTACTGATTACTTAATCATGCATCTGTGTTCGCACAAATCACTTATTTTACGAAGACTGAGTTTGGTTTTTGTTTGTAACGTTTATGCTCTTACACAACTGATATGGAAAAAACTTTTatcaacaatttaaatatttttaagtattgaaATTAACTCTTTTTTAACCcaaatatattaagtttaatCTGAGAAGCTTGAGAGAATTTGAAGAACTTTTTTTACGCATCGTGTTCGCCTGGATAATGTTAAGAATAGTGGTGAggctctttaaaaaaaattgggtgaggaggaaaaacgagcatTAAATACGGGTATGTGATCTATGTGGCCCATATTTTCTTGTAACATCatagaaatcacaagagcgttaccgaccttataaagcgtcaaaTTATGAATTCAGAAATCAAAAGCTCATTGGTACGTGCCCGGTGAAAATCAAACCAGGGCCTCCGATATGATAGTCAACAGTTCTGCCTATTAagctatttttcatttcatttacaccTTTCAAATCAAGCGTCAGGCGAAAACCAAGCTCCTTCAGTTTTACCTATTCCtcaatgtaaattttaaattatcacaatatatatgttgcagggatatgataataacagagatttggtcgATTCCCTAAttgatttgattaaattatggagtatgttaaaataacaatatcttttctctaaataaatatagtgatttgatcaaataccAGAATTGGTTCCGCGAAATAACAATAGGTGACGCCACTAGAAGATCTTAGGATGTAAAAGCGAGCAAAGCAAACTTCAGACTTGAGTCATACCCCGATTAGGACAAACTCCctttcgtgtttttttttaatatttgtatgttaatATGGGCGTCTACTTGGCCCTTAAAGAAACTTTTATCTGTACTGAGGTTGAgtaacattaatttgattttcaagagaatTGTGCTTTACCTTTTCATAGGAGTGGTGCCAGGGGACAGAGGACACCTCCCTCTTGCCGaataaaccttttaaatacCAAAGGAAAGACCTTTTGTCATTTCATGGAACAAACTCTGacatttggtcaaatcactagatttgtttcgagaaatgataaaatcgtgttcTTATTTTAACAACATCCGTGATATGACCGATtaactgtttttatcatatccctgggACATAATACATAATGTAATATAACGCTTTTTTGTCTTGatcaaaacacttttaaaaacatgatATTTCATTATGTTTAGTAGCttcagaaataattaattattattaactaactgacccgactgacgttgttctgtatataataattaaaatagtgtttttatatgaatttgtcaataatatatcataacatcaaaaattacttcgtaaaatatgcaccctgctgtcataatgaaattgtttcacagcagaactgtcaaaccgtgcgtcaataaattatctcatagaaattatgtatggacacatcaaaggaaaaacaaatttgttgtttatattaaatttagcagcattttcctatttattcaccttttaaaccatccctggacttccacaaataattcaagacctaaattggccacatcggtccagccgttctcgagttctCGAGCGCTTGGGCAGATAATCTCTTGCAGCCTTCCTCATTTGTACAAGTACATTGTTCATCTCTTGGCGCGAATGTATGTGCCAAGACGACGCTTTAAGAATTTCAGAGCACGCTTGTCACTTGATACTTTCAACAATTCCATAGCTCTCTTCTCATAAGGCACTCCAACTACTTCTCGGACCACATctcttaaaaattttgaatgttttatttgaAGACCCTTTAGTCTGGCAGGCCTAATATTGATTGATTTATCGGTTATACTTCTCTTTCCAGCAGAAATCTTCGTTGTTTTGTGGCCTTTACGCAGACCCACTGCGATTTCGAACTGGAGTGCCATGTCGACTTGATGGACGACAACTTTAGAAGGACAAtttgacaaattaatttatcataaaattccaaaattaacatttctttgtataattatcatattatgttatattccATCACAATTTTAATATCCTACAAAGCCcgctataattataataataattttcatcaaaaatcaaTAAAGATTGTTCCTATTTCAACTTAAAGTAAGACGCTCCTAAGTGGTACATCTTCAGCGAAGAAAAAGGCTTCCGAAGCTCATATTAACTTTTATAGAAATGTTTTCCAGATTAAGATAAAGGCTTTCACATAActcttaataaaaatgtaatgaacCGTGACATTTATAAAGCTTATACCCTTTATTTGAACTGACATGTCTAAATTtgtaaatgaatgaaaatacactaaatatatttattacctgTTTATATATGACATTATAAAGAGAGTATATATTCTTTGAACATCTGAAAGGGTTACTTATGAAAGGTCATCTGCTTTTgtaagattaattaatattgcTTGTTTCCTGTTATGATTTTCATGTGGGTTTAAGATTATATAATTGCTAGCTGCCCGTGACTTTGTCCGCGTACATaaagatttgaaaaaataatatgcaagtttggaattgaagattatctcatgtcctattctagTTCCGGTTATCGTTTTCgatcccgttcccaacatattatatgaatcttattttgaggAAGATTGCCCTAAGCTAAGCCCtgttggtatagttatagctcattgATTTGAGAGTTCATTTTTTCACAAATTCCGTGGTAACCATGGATTTTTACtcgataaaatgtagcctatgtttTTGCCaaactctagtctatcgctgtaccaaatttcatcaaaatcagttcactaTCTCAGGCATAAAagcttaacaaacaaacttacattcacatttataatagtaGTAGGGATGAGCATTATTTAATGATAAGGTAGCCAGTCTGGCAAAACTCTctaaaaagcgattcactcgattgtatgaaacgtgcagtcattgatagattgacacatgacggctataatcttgtaaaaaacgggaGTAACCGAACTCCACGACGTTTTAAGCAAGTGTTTGCTTTCAGActcagccggattatacttagtcgccaatcgccatactgtaattactactatttcaaacttatgtcaaacctcactgcacgtttcatagtaaactaaatttcaatttttacttaggcaatcccgcctcatattacatagtatttatatcctctttgtgGTATCCATTgggttttacataaaatataataaagctatTTAATTTTACAGAACTTGCTTACACAGAATTGTTTTGTGATATGTTGGTAAAGTTTTCACAATTTGGTACAGTGTTAAGTCTTTATGGCAAATCTTAAGGGGCCGCGCATAAAGAGTTctaaagatttaaataaaataattttaactttattttttacataagcTATTTGCGTAAATATACACCTGAAGACATGCTCCTGCTAAGATCACGAAACATcagtttaaataaatcaattttaaaaattgtgtcTATTACGCAAATTCTTTATGTAAAAGTAATACATGTTTTAAtactaattgtatttattatgtaaatgtgCTAAGTTGCTTATcatacacgaggctgtgggttgctGCCCGAGCCGTAGGCGAGggcgtaaatcagccgagtgtctcACGATTctgtgggaggctactttgcactggatgccagctagattatgggtaccacaacggtgccttattctgccgtgaagcaataatgtgtaagcattattgtgtttgggtctgaagggcgccgtatgttatgaaattactgggcaaatgagacttaacatcgtatatcgcgcaattgtagtgccaatcagaatttttgggattttcgaCAATCCtggtggcattgcattgtaatgggcaagagtagggttattaacatttaaaaaaagccaAATAGCACTGAacgaaaaattataaaataacataataaaaacaccacACCTAAAAATgtga
The sequence above is drawn from the Leptidea sinapis chromosome 47, ilLepSina1.1, whole genome shotgun sequence genome and encodes:
- the LOC126978203 gene encoding 60S ribosomal protein L36-like, with translation MALQFEIAVGLRKGHKTTKISAGKRSITDKSINIRPARLKGLQIKHSKFLRDVVREVVGVPYEKRAMELLKVSSDKRALKFLKRRLGTYIRAKR